The genomic window CGCGGCAGAGGGAGCCGGCGACGGCGCTCGACGTACTCGACCAATTCCTGGTTGAGCTTTGGTCCGATAGGCACGAGGCGCGTTTTGAAGAACTTCGTGTCACGGACGGTGATGACCTGATCAGTCAGATCCACGTCTTGCAGGACCAAACGAAGCGCCTCGCCAATGCGCATGCCGCTTCCGTACAGCAATAAGAGGAGCGTACGGTACATAGCTGGCACATGAGGGCGATGCCCAACCTCCAGGATCGAGGTCGCGTCCAACAGGCGGCGCAGTTCTTCCGTGGAATAAACATAGGGCGTTTGTTGCGGCAGCAGCTTTGGAAACGATGTCGGCAGTGGGGAGGATGCTGCGTACCCGCGACTGATGGCGAATCGATAAAGGCCGCTCAAAACCCTATATCGCAGCATCCAGGTGGCACTGAGCGATCCTTTGCCTTGGAGGAACTCGGCTACCGCCTCTGGGGTGACTTCGCCGATATCTCGATTGCCCATCGCTCGGCAGAACCTACGGAGCAGAACCTCAGCCGACTCGAAACGCGCCCCCAGTGAGCGCTGCTTGGCCAGATAGGCGTCGACAACATGGGTCAGCCTCATTGGAGGCCTCCCAGGTCGAACGCTCCGACCTCGCGAAGCGCCTGCATGTTCACCTTGGCGTAGATGCTGGTTGACGCCGCGCTGCGATGTCCCAAATGGTCCCCGATCTCCTTTATCGACAGACCTTCGGCGAGAAGCCGGGAGGCGCAGGCGTGGCGCAACGCATGGCCACCGCGGTGGGCAGCGTCGATTCCAAGTGCAACAAATCTGCGGTTGGCGACATCATAAATGCTCCCTGCCTTCAACGGTCGACGGGGCGCGTGCATGCAGAGGAACACTTCCGGGCACGATGATAGCGGCCGCACCGTGTCGATGTAGCGGGCGAGCGCCTCAGCCGCAGAGGGAACCAGGGGATAGATCTGCGGCTGCCGGCGCTTCAGGCGGAAAAGCCGTAGCGTCCTACCGGCCCAGTCAATCTGATCAAGGCGCAATGCCGCCGCTTCGCCGCTGCGCATCCCGTAGACCGCGAGCAACAGCAGGATCGCACGATCGCGGATGTCCCGGGGGTTGTCAGTCTCGGCGTCGGCCAACATGCGCTGCACGTCGAACCAATCTGGGGCATACGGCAGCGACTCCTGACGATAAAGCCGAGGCCGGCAAATCGAGGCCGCTAAGCGGTCCGTACACATTCCCCGCTTTGCCGCGTAGCGCAGAAATCCCCGCAAGGCAGAGGCTGTGTTGGCCACCGAAACGCGGGACCATCGTCCCGTCGCCTGGGCGACAAAATAGGCGTCAACGTCTTCAGGCTGAAGGTCCCTGAGTTGCCGGTTGGTTTTGTCGCACCAGCGCAGGAACCTGCCGATTATCCGGCTCCATTGCTCCACCGTCGATGGCGAGAATCCGCGCTCATTGCGCATCCATGTCACATACTGGTCGAGTTGGCTCTGGTACTGAAACACGACGGTTGGTTCACGCCACCAACCGAGAAATCGAAGCCAAGGCCGTCCGATGTCGACCACTCTTCGTGCTGCGGTGGCAGCCCCCGTCAGGCGCAGACGCTCGGTCGCGATCCGTTGGAGTGCCTCGATATCGATGCCCTGCGAAGCATCTGGACCGAGACGTGCGGCAATCCGCAACAGCTCGTTGCGCTTGATCTTGAGAGAAGCTGCGGTCGCACCGGCTTCTGCACAGTGGCGAAGGTACCGGTACCGCTCGTCGGTGAATGGCGCGTCATCACGGTGGGGTACGGTCAAGGGAATGGAATATATCGTCTGATCCATAGCGAGCCTCCATTGGACAAAAGGTTCGCTACCCAGACGTCGAATTATGTTGCGTGAACAATGCCCGCAGAGCTCAGGCTCCCCGCAATTATCGCTCCTTGCACAACATAAATCTGGCCGCAACATAACGCGAAATATGTGATCGTGAACATATTTCGCGCTTCTGCGAGCTTTACCGCGCCTGGGAAGGCCGCCTGTCGGTGACGATGCGCCAGTCGCATGCGGCCGGCGACAAGCTGTTCGTCGACTATGCCGGCGACGGCGTGCCGGTGGTGATCGACCGGTTCACCGGCGAGCGGCGCGCCGCGCAGATCTTCGTCGCGGTGCTCGGCGCATCGAGCTTCACCTACGCGCAGGCGACCTGGACGCAGGGGCTCGCCGACTGGATCAGCGGCCACGTCGGCGCCTTCGAGGCGATCGGCGGCGTGCCGGCGCTCTTGGTGCCGGACAACACCAAAGTCGCGGTGATCAAGGCCTGCCTCTACGATCCTAGGATCAATC from Bradyrhizobium zhanjiangense includes these protein-coding regions:
- a CDS encoding tyrosine-type recombinase/integrase, which gives rise to MRLTHVVDAYLAKQRSLGARFESAEVLLRRFCRAMGNRDIGEVTPEAVAEFLQGKGSLSATWMLRYRVLSGLYRFAISRGYAASSPLPTSFPKLLPQQTPYVYSTEELRRLLDATSILEVGHRPHVPAMYRTLLLLLYGSGMRIGEALRLVLQDVDLTDQVITVRDTKFFKTRLVPIGPKLNQELVEYVERRRRLPLPRGQESPLFTTRGSRPWHYVRVISWFQHVRRAAGISCPVGEPRPPRLHDIRHTAAVHRVIAWYRSGQEVQRLLPQLATYLGHIDIRSTQRYLQMTPDLLQAASERFALYAMEADHEG
- a CDS encoding tyrosine-type recombinase/integrase — its product is MRIAARLGPDASQGIDIEALQRIATERLRLTGAATAARRVVDIGRPWLRFLGWWREPTVVFQYQSQLDQYVTWMRNERGFSPSTVEQWSRIIGRFLRWCDKTNRQLRDLQPEDVDAYFVAQATGRWSRVSVANTASALRGFLRYAAKRGMCTDRLAASICRPRLYRQESLPYAPDWFDVQRMLADAETDNPRDIRDRAILLLLAVYGMRSGEAAALRLDQIDWAGRTLRLFRLKRRQPQIYPLVPSAAEALARYIDTVRPLSSCPEVFLCMHAPRRPLKAGSIYDVANRRFVALGIDAAHRGGHALRHACASRLLAEGLSIKEIGDHLGHRSAASTSIYAKVNMQALREVGAFDLGGLQ